The Periophthalmus magnuspinnatus isolate fPerMag1 chromosome 10, fPerMag1.2.pri, whole genome shotgun sequence genome segment GGAGCTTATGTATATTCAGAGTCTCTGCTGCGAGCACGGCCACTGCTGGCATCGTCTGTGATTTGTACCGAAAAGATTTGTCAGTGCTGGCTTCAACTCCTGTTTGTTCAGCCCCTTCTGCTGCGTCTCATGTCGTCTTTGTCCAGTCTCACGTGTAAATCTGAGATTCACCTAACACTGTACAGGGAGCACACGGGCTTTAGGAGGGTAAACAACGTTTTACCAAAGCTGGAATGTCCTCCTCAAAAAGACTTGAAAAAGAGTTTGTAAGAAGAGTTTTAGCAGATTTCAATTGTCCGAGGAGAGAGTGTGCTCTGCATGTCTGACAGAGGGGTGGGCACGGGCGAGCTGTAGATGTTTGAGGCGACTGACGAGGGGAAGGACGAGGCTACCTGCGACTGAAATGTGCTGGACATGGAGGCCGTGGGGTAAGTGGTGGCCACTGAGGGCGAGGGGTAGGAGTGCACGGGAGAGGAGTAACAGGAGGTGACAGGGGAGGGGTAAGAGGACACCGGCGAGGGGTAGGAGGTGATGGGGGAGGGGTAGCTGGAGGCGGGGGAAGCCGCCGATACCGGAGCCGCCGTGACCGCGGCTCCCGCCTTCTCCGCCTTCTTGTCCTTCTGCCGCAGGTGGATCTTAGTGTGCCGTTTCCTCTCGTCGCTACGGGCGAACTTCCGGCCGCAGATGTCGCAGGCGAAAGGCTTCTCGCCCGTGTGCGTGCGTATGTGCGTGGTCAGGTGGTCGCTGCGGCTGAAGTTGCGCATGCAGATGCGGCACTGGAAGGGCTTCTGCCCCGTGTGGATGCGAATGTGCCGCGTCAGTTCGTCTGAGCGCGAGAAGCGGCGGTCGCACGTCTCCACGGGGCAGGCGTACGGCCGCTCGTGAGGGGGGGTCTTGCTCGGCCGCGTGGGGTACTTGCGCATGCGGCTGGGCTTGATGAGCTGGGACTGGTACACGCTCTTTAAGTCCTGAGAGCCAGTCTGCGTGGCGAAGGCTTTGATGGTGGACAGAGGAGTCAGCGACGGCTGGCTGGGCTGACTCTGGAAGGGTTTCTGGTCTGGGACCAGGCTGATCTCTCCCTGCTGCTGAGGGAAAAGGTAGTCTGGGATCATGGGCACCGGGAAGCTGCTGGGACAGGTCTTACTGTTGGGATACGCGGGGGGAGGGTACTGCACCGTTCCCCCTGAGCTGAAGCCCTGGCCCTGGTCAGGGAAGATGTCTGAGTTGGGGCTGGAGTAGGCGGGAGCCGCGGTGTAGATGAGGTTGGGCTCGCTGTGGTGGATGGAGGCGCTGAGGCTGGCCGCGGAAGATgagggggaggtggaggtggaggacgAGACCGGAGCGGAGACCGtggaggtggaagaggaggtctgagagctgctggaggaggagctggagctggactggacgctGCTCATGAGCCCGGTGAAGAGGCCCAGGATGGGCTCGGCCCACAGGCTGTTACTGCAGGAGGTGGCGGGCTCCAGCGTGAAGCGGCCCGTGTAGGAGATGGGCGGGAGCCTCTGGGTGGAGTACGTCTGCTCCGATTTGTCACAGTTGAACGGGAGATCTGATAATGTGTCTgtggcacaaaaacaaaacacatgaatcAAACTGTCAACAAAAAAACTTCATAGCATCTTCCTCACAAAACTTTTCACCTCAAACTCTAAAATGATGGAGCTCAGGAGCTCGGCTTTCACACTCACTGTGTCTcatttctcacacacacacacacacgcacgcacacccccacacacatacacatacacacacacacacacacacacacacacacacacacactgaagccCATCTCTGAGCCTGAGGCGATTGATTACTGAAACTGCAGTTCAGCTGGTTTTAGGAATGTAAATTGAATGGAGCTATAGGAGTGTCTGGAGGCGTGTGGAGAGTCCACTGGGGCAGAAGCCGATGCATTTTACCttcacttttaatgttttaatatagaATCAGCAAAAGGaaaaatctttctttttaaAAGCCGACAGAGGAACATTCACATTTTAtcattagtttttattttcatcattatTTAACTTCATGTTCTATTATTTGATCAGATTTAAATTCACATGTTTTATCTGCTCTTGTTAAACTGGACAAAGAAAATCACAGATGAATTTTTCTTACCTCCAGTGAGGTGGTCGTACTGTTCGCCGGGTTCTCCGGATCCAAAGCCTGCGCCTTCGGGTGCGGAGGCGGTGAGGAAGGGTGTCCCTGCAGAGCTGAGCATCATCACTTCCTCCAGCTTGGGGTAGTTATCCATGGGGGAGTGAGGGAAGCTGAGGGGCTCCGAGATCTGCAGGGCTGGAAGGATCATCTCCGTCTTGGCTGCAGCCATGCTCTGGAGCGGCAGGATCACAGGTGCAGGAGGAATCTGCTCACACCAGGAGGATGCTGAGGACCGCGCGCTCCACGGCTCAAGTGTCCCGACGCCTTCACGGATGAATAAAAATCCACTTGTCTTTGCAGAAAAAATCACAAGTGTCCTTTTTGCACATCCAGTAAAACTCGTCAAAATTAATCATGGGATTAATCTTG includes the following:
- the egr1 gene encoding early growth response protein 1, which translates into the protein MAAAKTEMILPALQISEPLSFPHSPMDNYPKLEEVMMLSSAGTPFLTASAPEGAGFGSGEPGEQYDHLTGDTLSDLPFNCDKSEQTYSTQRLPPISYTGRFTLEPATSCSNSLWAEPILGLFTGLMSSVQSSSSSSSSSSQTSSSTSTVSAPVSSSTSTSPSSSAASLSASIHHSEPNLIYTAAPAYSSPNSDIFPDQGQGFSSGGTVQYPPPAYPNSKTCPSSFPVPMIPDYLFPQQQGEISLVPDQKPFQSQPSQPSLTPLSTIKAFATQTGSQDLKSVYQSQLIKPSRMRKYPTRPSKTPPHERPYACPVETCDRRFSRSDELTRHIRIHTGQKPFQCRICMRNFSRSDHLTTHIRTHTGEKPFACDICGRKFARSDERKRHTKIHLRQKDKKAEKAGAAVTAAPVSAASPASSYPSPITSYPSPVSSYPSPVTSCYSSPVHSYPSPSVATTYPTASMSSTFQSQVASSFPSSVASNIYSSPVPTPLSDMQSTLSPRTIEIC